From Plasmodium relictum strain SGS1 genome assembly, chromosome: 8, the proteins below share one genomic window:
- a CDS encoding ATP-dependent RNA helicase, putative, translating to MNDSDEDKFFEDNGEDDCENEKNAKAYSKNEQEKDPLDEFMVEINKVIEEEKKKVELKEKMNNSFQEEYKKNMSEKELSENKKKNTYFNPIKNRENNDDDNSLDDNDATADIYEFLEKKKEELKNDNIYENENKDNDDFNFFQNEKNNSKEEEKIIDNINYDEVELEDFNKDIFITDENISNFTLEESVEYKKKNNIITIGFNVPKPLFSFLQLKNLIDKEILENIYSKSISILSPVQSIVIPIFLSGRDFIAASRTGSGKTLSFIISLIIHLLNYKKNEKTNNEESGKRKRKIIYPHALILTPTRELCVQIYDEMNKISMNKLKSCMLFNGINYKKAYDDIQKGVDILIANVKTLINFVNKKYLSLINIKYVILDEFDKLFSKQFIHSVVSILKNIRSDSLKGLFSSTFSDNLIEVIKPFLNKKFIITKIGDNNVLIDEKFYIVEENYKYSYLLNDIKKCSNSGQGFIFCNSKKNVINLYEKLRKEFSLKDISFDYIHGDIDQTERIYKLESLKKKKTQILISTDLMSRGIDIVDLNFVINFDCPSDIFIYIHRIGRCSRINNKGQAITFILPSEKKMAFLIYNHLKTKNKIIDEELENFILKNNLNNNYEMKNLKRKINSTFLDYQFKRKTETEKKINSNEPAFKKVSSSRNENSLPKNLNVITPNDVLSSSDEES from the exons ATGAATGATTCAGATGAGGATAAATTTTTTGAGGATAATGGAGAAGATGATtgtgaaaatgaaaaaaatgcgAAAGCTTATTCAAAGAATGAACAAGAAAAGGATCCATTAGATGAATTCATGGTAGAGATAAATAAAGTCattgaagaagaaaaaaaaaaggtagaattaaaagaaaaaatgaataatagtTTTCaagaagaatataaaaaaaatatgagtgaaaaagaattaagtgaaaataaaaaaaaaaatacatactTTAATCCtataaaaaatagagaaaatAATGACGATGACAACAGTCTAGATGATAATGATGCAACAGCAGATATATACGAATTCcttgaaaaaaagaaagaagaaTTGAAAAATGATAACatttatgaaaatgaaaataaagataatgatgattttaatttttttcaaaatgaaaaaaataatagtaaggaagaagaaaaaattattgataatataaattatgatGAAGTTGAATTGGAAGattttaataaagatatCTTTATTACTgatgaaaatataagtaaTTTTACATTAGAGGAAAGTGtggaatataaaaaaaaaaataatattatcacTATTGGTTTTAATGTACCAAAGCctctattttcttttttacaattaaaaaatctaatagataaagaaatactggaaaatatatatagtaaatCTATAAGTATTTTATCACCAGTTCAAAGTATTGTCATCCCTATTTTTTTAAGTGGTAGAGATTTCATAGCAGCTAGTAGGACAGGCTCAGGAAAAActctttcttttattatttctttaattattCACTTActaaattacaaaaaaaatgaaaaaacaaataatgaagaaagtggaaaaagaaaaagaaaaatcatATATCCACATGCATTAATATTGACTCCTACTAGAGAATTATGTGTACAAATTTATGATGAAATGAACAAAATATCtatgaataaattaaaatcatGTATGCTATTTAATggaataaattataaaaaagcaTACGATGATATTCAAAAAGGAGTAGATATTTTAATAGCAAATGTAAAAacattaattaattttgtaaataaaaaatatctttCTTTGATAAATATTAAGTATGTCATTTTGGATGAATTTGATAAATTGTTTTCAAAACAATTCATCCATTCAGTTGTAtctattttgaaaaatattagaaGTGATTCCTTAAAAGGCTTATTTTCATCTACATTTTCAGATAATCTTATTGAAGTCATTAAGCCttttctaaataaaaaatttattataaccAAAATAGGTGACAACAATGTTTTAATAGATGAGAAGTTTTATATTGttgaagaaaattataaatatagctatcttttaaatgatataaaaaaatgttcaaACTCTGGACAaggatttattttttgtaatagcaaaaaaaatgttattaatttatatgaaaagtTGAGAAaagaattttctttaaagGATATATCATTTGATTACATTCATGGTGACATTGATCAAACGGAGAGAATATACAAGCTtgaaagtttaaaaaaaaaaaagacacaAATTTTAATTAGTACTGATTTAATGTCAAGGGGAATTGATATAGTCGATTTAAATTTTGTAATTAATTTTGATTGTCCCAGtgatattttcatttatattcataGGATAGGTAGGTGTTCCAGGATAAATAATAAAG GACAAGCAATTACATTCATATTAccttcagaaaaaaaaatggcttttctaatttataatcatttgaagacaaaaaataaaattatcgatgaagaattagaaaattttatattgaaaaataatttgaataataattatgaaatgaaaaatttaaaaagaaaaattaatagtaCATTTTTGGATTATCAGTTCAAAAGAAAGACTGAAActgagaaaaaaataaactcaAATGAACCTgcttttaaaaaagtatcaTCATCAAGAAATGAAAATTCATTaccaaaaaatttaaatgtgATTACACCAAATGATGTTTTATCATCTTCTGATGAGGAAAGTTAA
- a CDS encoding protein kinase, putative has translation MVRKLNIDLLKGMTFDYLMKIRDFTYGNPSNVPNYILKIYNLYKDENHVYVISERCTGGFLFDILKNNECINERLLSEWFYQIITSLCFLEKHHIYHGNLNGYSIFFKDKNRDEIRLSLLSKNNKYDNIDKNGDLYGLFFIRSPQEIERLYHDKNNTWYVGILLFFLLFGSYPFISRNALKNYFKIIKKDIPFSILKNSYNFNENIYDFLEKALEKNYNKRPTLMELLNHPWIKDRKNHSEENIISPKARKLANDQIRQLEKSVLKAEKE, from the exons atggttagaaaattaaatatagacTTATTAAAAGGAATGACTTTTgattatttaatgaaaataagagACTTTACCTATGGAAATCCATCAAACGTCcctaattatatattaaaaatttataatttatacaaAGATGAGAATCATGTTTATGTTATTTCAGAAAGATGCAC aggTGGTTTTCTATTTGatatcttaaaaaataatgaatgtATCAATGAAAGATTATTATCAGAATGGTTTTACCAAATAATTACCTCTCTGTGCTTTCTTGAAAAACATCACATATATCATGGTAATCTAAATGGTtactctattttttttaaagataaaaatagaGATGAAATAAGATTAAGTTTACTAagcaaaaataataaatatgataatattgataaaaatgGAGATTTATAtggattattttttataagatcACCACAAGAAATTGAGAGATTATAtcatgataaaaataatacttgGTATGTTGGTATCTtgttatttttcttattgtTCGGATCTTATCCTTTTATAAGCAGAAATGCTTTAAAGAATTACTTcaaaataatcaaaaaagatattcctttttctatcttaaaaaattcttataattttaatgaaaatatctATGACTTTTTGGAAAAAGCTttggaaaaaaattataacaaaaGACCAACATTAATGGAATTATTAAATCATCCATGGATAAAag ACAGAAAAAATCATTCAGAAGAGAATATAATAAGTCCAAAAGCaagaaa ATTAGCAAATGATCAAATACGTCAATTGGAAAAAAGCGTCCTTAAAGCTGAAAAGGAATAA
- a CDS encoding microtubule and actin binding protein, putative, whose translation MEIYNSHNKLDNEKVNILRNIKKSEVNSDKICKIEEKRCINKKIKEDNTSENSFKNSDDVSENKKKCILKYNNNESIINNINNSDNITSKISSCKTINKNNNLDISSSFSSTDLNHFCKGNNCINGELNNILDNKNNTIQYNILESVKRGKLLFSSISNENSLNEENVFNANDSSESSFLCNDEINEINSLILPEVKKKNTLESLSNSYVKNENEINFNGEEKDIESDDDKEIKTILSVLQNLKNYKFNDSNDFDNDANYECLDNGNPLSENTNSCNCETAENNKIEVDNIIHDKNTPFLGNEYKFNNTNDKDEEDNINLCKIKDKYKNFTLSLNAINDNEMNNNNTKKKDEETSNGRNEGGNEENILKEDYILYNEKNKEEKQLEDNIAYNKKNKGMYENKIDELNKEEIELNEENNDRINKNIYSETYNETDNYDNYTNEIMNNENISNLFTSYPNKTKEQKAYYDKYKNSYNERINYQESFSNLTNDQLDTYIAIEKSNSKKSSLSFNNISLKKKHTKNKINLNSTTKTNNYDKREKKKKNLIDLVSMKQKNDHEMLYNETKKKKEENLNSENNTSYILNKKSKNSEKIRKKKLLKSNINNLKNIDKTSINYKSDINEDINDIKDANSNIDNINVFDSNILDNTKNISSQNRQIPDNLIDIKNLNTLNEENFEFDLYLNKLNNLKSLLHQEVSESEDSVVELTKDKNSDFDKNYDQKNKLNEENEKKIKIIGANEYKEKKNDEIIVEYNKEDSILNNEENKNYINKFTYENNGKENDMNSDKNKLKIELLIEKNKFLKNEIKNLQNKIVIFKKKEIKFNKNKEKYKKKLSMINEYEKKIDYIISDFNKLKEKCTIKEKKLVKYEEITKYMNEQFSLSKIQFENKMNEYVIFLKKKDSEIYMLKELIKEKEKIISFNDSILKQYKNDIDDMLIQNIERIEHVKKKLKAQQCMIKEKDLKSKKLEEENRNYLEQISKLDNEIKKLELQIKIEVEKKKELKKSNEKEKEKNINLTNKIEEINKANNDLHYKVNHLNEKVENLLNNEKHIISNKNELIECKKLLNEENERMKGEIDLLLKEKIKIEESYNTISLERNEMYEKIKILKKENEKKNSDITNLEEELNKLEKESKELQEEKDNLEKKYFDEINEKDKMKSALEERNKEMENYQKEKDLIEKKIFDIEKIKEEIILKNEKEIEFLKSDIKVLEQKLDETTKLYSKEKEVIENLNEEKNKFIKECEKLKNKNKKISSKLKENQISTNETLNKIIKEKEEILEKEKNNFSQKIESLENAFQQSYSEIHEQKEKLELELNELKIINEDIKKNSKNLLNVNDLLIKEMKTYNEEKEEFIKGLKNIKQAYMKLKNENEELKKNSFSYVKKEIEENYVSINIHNNVLNEQKNLILEKNMMKSQLKENENIINVLNKEKSEINEILSKITKENEELNTNIKVKSKITEDITLNVEKLKLELNNKEEEIKKKTLEIKKVERDYKKLLDDYKIEKNNLVSKYENELDTYMGKCEFAHAKYKKCEEEIKELKNKLKMKDEVIEYTHKEIENIKESFCNEYENKIKNLVEEKDKEINVIQKKYKELHEDNNINKNEITKLNKMLEDANKKIKKRDMEMYILLEENKKQKEKAAKKMTKVNELLNNLHKEYTDNIP comes from the exons atggaaatatataattcacATAATAAATTAGATAATGAAAAAGTGAATATCTTaagaaacataaaaaaaagtgaagtTAATTCAGATAAAATATGCaaaattgaagaaaaaaggtgtataaataaaaaaattaaagaagatAATACATCTGAAAACTCATTTAAAAACTCTGATGATGTaagtgaaaataaaaaaaagtgcattttaaaatataataataatgaaagtataattaataatataaataattctgATAATATTACAAGTAAAATTTCTTCATGtaaaacaataaataaaaataataatttagataTATCATCATCATTTAGTAGTACTGATTTGAACCATTTTTGCAAAGGTAATAACTGTATCAATGGAGAATTAAACAATATActagataataaaaataatacaattcAATACAATATATTGGAAAGTGTAAAGAGGGgaaaattacttttttcaagcatatcaaatgaaaattctttaaatgaagaaaatgtaTTTAATGCAAATGATTCTAGTGAAAGCAGTTTTTTGTGTAACGatgaaattaatgaaataaatagttTAATTTTACctgaagtaaaaaaaaaaaacactcTTGAAAGTTTATCCAATAGTTATGTGAAAAacgaaaatgaaataaatttcaATGGAGAGGAAAAAGATATAGAAAGTGATgatgataaagaaataaaaacaattttaagTGTACTtcagaatttaaaaaattataaatttaatgatTCAAATGACTTCGATAACGACGCAAATTATGAATGTTTAGATAATGGAAATCCGTTAAGTGAAAATACAAATTCTTGCAATTGTGAAACTgctgaaaataataaaatagaagtTGATAATATAATTCATGATAAAAATACTCCTTTCTTAggaaatgaatataaatttaacaaTACAAATGATAAGGATGAAGAAGATAATATTAActtatgtaaaataaaagataaatataaaaattttactcTTTCTTTAAATGCtataaatgataatgaaatgaataataacaatacgaaaaaaaaagatgaggAGACATCCAATGGAAGAAATGAAGGAggtaatgaagaaaatatattgaaaGAAGATTATATATtgtataatgaaaaaaataaagaagaaaaacaaTTAGAAGATAATATAgcatacaataaaaaaaataaaggaatGTATGAAAATAAGATTGATGAATTAAACAAAGAAGAAATTgaattaaatgaagaaaataatgatagaataaataaaaatatatacagtGAAACATATAATGAAACAGACAATTATGATAACTACACAAATGAAATTATGAATAATGAAAACATCAGCAATTTATTTACTAGTTATCCAAACAAAACCAAAGAACAAAAAGCTTattatgataaatataaaaatagttatAATGAAAGAATCAATTATCAGGAAAGTTTTTCTAATCTAACTAATGATCAATTAGATACTTATATAGCAATAGAAAAAAGTAACAGCAAAAAAAGTAGTCTtagttttaataatatttcattaaaaaaaaaacatactaaaaacaaaataaaccTTAATTCAACAACAAAAACtaataattatgataaaagagaaaaaaaaaaaaaaaatttaattgacTTAGTAAGcatgaaacaaaaaaatgatCATGAAATGCTATAtaatgaaacaaaaaaaaaaaaagaagaaaactTAAATTCAGAAAATAATACAAGTTATATTTTGAATAAGAAGAGTAAGAATTCCgagaaaataagaaaaaaaaaattattaaaatcaaatattaataatctgaaaaatattgataaaactagtattaattataaaagtgatataaatgaagatataaatgatataaaagatGCAAACTCAAAtattgataatataaatgtttttGATTCTAATATATTGGACAATACGAAAAATATTTCATCACAAAATAGACAAATTCCAGATAACTtaatagatataaaaaatttaaacactttaaatgaagaaaattttgaatttgatttatatttaaataaattaaataatttaaaaagtcTTCTTCACCAAGAAGTTAGCGAAAGTGAAGATAGCGTTGTTGAACTAACCAAGGATAAAAACTCtgattttgataaaaattatgaccaaaaaaataaactaaatgaagaaaatgaaaaaaaaataaaaataattggTGCAAATGaatacaaagaaaaaaaaaacgatGAAATAATAGtagaatataataaagaagatagtattttaaataatgaggaaaataaaaattacataaataaatttacttatgaaaataatggaaaagaaaatgatatgAATTCGGATAAGAATAAGTTAAAGATAGAGTTACTTAtagaaaagaataaattcttgaaaaatgaaataaaaaatttgcaaaataaaatagttatatttaaaaaaaaagaaataaaatttaataaaaataaagaaaaatataaaaaaaaattatcaatgattaatgaatatgaaaaaaaaatagattatATTATAAGCGATTTTAATAAACTAAAAGAGAAGTGCACTATcaaggaaaaaaaattagtaaagTATGAAGaaattacaaaatatatgaatGAACAGTTTTCACTTAGTAAAATTcaatttgaaaataaaatgaatgaatatgttatatttttgaaaaaaaaagattcagAAATATATATGCTTAAAGAACTAatcaaagaaaaagaaaaaataatttcttttaatgacAGTATACtaaaacaatataaaaatgatattgaTGATATGTTAATACAAAACATTGAAAGAATAGAGcatgttaaaaaaaagttaaaagcACAACAATGTATGATAAAGgaaaaagatttaaaatCAAAGAAActagaagaagaaaatagaaACTATCTAGAACAAATAAGCAAATtagataatgaaataaaaaaactggAATTACAAATAAAGATAGAagttgaaaaaaagaaagaattaaaaaagagcaatgaaaaagaaaaggaaaaaaatataaatttaactAATAAAATTGAGGAAATAAATAAAGCAAATAATGATTTACATTATAAAGTAAATCATTTAAACGAAAAAGTAGAGAATTTATTAAACAATGAAAAACATATTATTAgcaataaaaatgaattaatagaatgtaaaaaattattaaatgaagaaaatgagaGAATGAAAGGTGAAATAGATTTactattaaaagaaaaaataaaaattgaagaaAGTTATAATACAATTAGTTTAGAAAGAAATGAAATGTacgagaaaataaaaatcttgaaaaaagagaatgaaaaaaaaaattctgatATAACTAATTTAGAGGAAGAACTAAATAagttagaaaaagaaagtaaAGAATtacaagaagaaaaagataaccttgaaaaaaaatattttgatgAAATAAACGAAAAAGACAAGATGAAAAGTGCTTTAGAAGAAAGGAATAAAGAAATGGAAAATTACCAGAAAGAAAAGGATTtaatagagaaaaaaatttttgatatagaaaaaataaaagaagaaattattttgaagaatgaaaaagaaattgaGTTTTTAAAAAGTGATATAAAGGTTTTAGAACAAAAACTTGATGAAACGACCAAATTATATAGCAAAGAAAAAGAAGttatagaaaatttaaatgaagaaaaaaataagttcATTAAAGAATGTGAGAAATTaaagaacaaaaataaaaaaatttcatcaaaattaaaagagAATCAAATTAGTACTAATGAAAccttaaataaaattataaaagaaaaagaagaaatcttagaaaaggagaaaaacaatttttcACAAAAAATTGAATCGTTAGAAAACGCATTTCAACAATCATATAGTGAAATACAtgaacaaaaagaaaaattagaatTGGAACTGAATgagttaaaaataataaacgaagatataaaaaaaaattctaagaATCTTTTAAATgttaatgatttattaataaaagaaatgaaaacatacaatgaagaaaaagaagaatttattaaaggattaaaaaatatcaaacaagcatatatgaaattaaaaaatgaaaatgaagaactCAAAAAAAACTCTTTCTCATATGTTAAGAAGGAAATTGAAGAAAATTATGTTTCCATAAATATTCACAATAATGTATtaaatgaacaaaaaaatttaattttagaaAAGAATATGATGAAATCTCAATtgaaagaaaatgaaaatattataaatgttttaaacaaagaaaaatcagaaattaatgaaattttaagtaaaatcacgaaagaaaatgaagaattaaatacaaatataaaagttaaaagtaaaataacaGAAGATATAACTTTAAATGTTGAg aaattAAAGTTAGagttaaataataaagaagaggaaataaagaaaaaaacattagaaattaaaaaagtagaAAGGGATTACAAAAAACTACTAGATGATTacaaaatagaaaaaaataatttagtttcaaaatatgaaaatgaatTAGATACATATATGGGTAAATGTGAATTTGCTCATgcaaaatataagaaatgtGAAGAAGAA ATTAAAGaactaaaaaataaactaaaaATGAAAGATGAAGTAATAGAATATACACATaaagaaattgaaaatatCAAGGAATCCTTCTG taatgaatatgaaaataaaataaaaaatttagttgaagaaaaagataaagaaataaatgtgatacaaaaaaaatataaggaaTTACATGAAGATAACAAT ataaataaaaatgaaataacgaaattaaataaaatgttaGAAGAcgcaaataaaaaaataaaaaagagagaCATGGAAATGTATATATTacttgaagaaaataaaaaacaaaaagaaaaagctGCAAAAAAAATGACAAAAGTGAATGAATTGTTAAACAATTTGCATAAAGAATATACTGATAATATTCCCTAG
- a CDS encoding peptidase, putative codes for MLNNTVLIKKIPPFMNELVEAYNICYGGLNKIEKCVFGKKVVRRINMKDTDMYQLCIIHYQLCNKEKIYKISYIQDDLDLCNSFFDKESKLYLSNDGNLGCLFSYNDKKLRIDLFKNESINGKFFFTCMNNVLINDIHKKFFIHESFCSFNSSNTLLIYSAENDDIRLKKENNLPPKDIDILKKLNNGVYVETFGEKYNCSFFYLYVYNLLDNSIKYITIKDVSSCYYNPQFIDETSFVCLSYRTVPYRLGIYAFNIRSNDLYLCTLNDSDIDTCEDKKTKNKKNYIRCAYVKLSGKHFKHTASPIVIKHNEEVYVACLVVFMKNEECKQHIMEYNLVLIKLVKEEAKQKKKKKNIQDEKNEHYYDNNSFSSIGSSEENYYYNNDEEKDINKRMKADNFCDHNDDVCNYKKLETDVIIKEGYYTSYFRGLYTDEIKGYCYPYIFLNTIFYSSKIIIAVHMFTKKIYKILIYNIYNENDINTSIEILCMKNDNIFVSIRNMLLNDVLAYCIFNEANIKGDYIYLTNLKSYNLDFLTYDTIKKEKSILYSNVNDNSKKLFMILSEMETCLFKEKHPYIRRKNPSFNLLYEDEQHFLNDIQHKGLHLPNFNLFNEKKLRNLILYIHGGPYSTVINQYKNVFIFYAACGFDILCINYVGSLSFSDKPNILNGNVNSIEINDIIENFKDFINYFGDYENVYLYGQSYGGFAVCSILTKYNLFKSACVINGFYEWVLSAYSSDISDYFFNMPLNKNCEYNGNFNKQDYSRIYELSPINFVENISCPVLIICGKDDVRVSYHNSVSLYNRLRALKKRCKLFLFENCNHSIENYFHEETMLMNVILWFYDYEIKKKK; via the coding sequence atgttaaataatacagttttaataaaaaaaataccacCATTTATGAACGAATTGGTAGAAGCTTATAATATATGTTATGGtggtttaaataaaattgaaaaatgtGTATTTGGCAAAAAGGTAGTAAGaagaataaatatgaaaGATACAGATATGTATCAACTATGCATAATACATTATCAGTTATGTAATAAagaaaagatatataaaatatcatATATTCAAGATGATTTGGATTTATGTAATAGtttttttgataaagaaTCAAAATTGTATTTATCTAATGATGGTAATTTAGGATGTTTATTCTCctataatgataaaaagtTAAGAATagatctttttaaaaatgaatcaaTTAATGGAAAGTTTTTTTTCACATGCATGAATAATGTATTAATTAACGATATTCACAAAAAGTTTTTTATTCATGAATCCTTTTGTTCTTTTAATTCTAGTAAcactttattaatatatagtGCTGAAAACGATGACATTCgattgaaaaaagaaaacaacTTACCTCCAAAAGATATTGATATCTTAAAAAAACTCAACAATGGTGTTTATGTAGAAACATTTggtgaaaaatataattgctcttttttttatttatatgtatataatttattagataattctattaaatatataacaatAAAAGATGTATCAAGTTGTTATTATAACCCTCAGTTTATTGATGAAACTTCTTTTGTTTGTTTGTCATATAGAACAGTACCATATAGATTAGGCATATATGCTTTTAATATTAGATCTAATGATTTATACTTATGTACACTGAATGACTCAGACATAGATACTTGCgaagataaaaaaacaaaaaataaaaaaaattatatccGATGTGCTTATGTAAAATTATCAGGAAAACATTTCAAGCACACAGCTTCTCCCATTGTTATTAAGCATAATGAAGAAGTCTATGTTGCATGTCTGGTggtttttatgaaaaatgaagaatGCAAGCAACATATAATGGAGTATAATTtagttttaattaaattagtTAAAGAAGAagcaaaacaaaaaaaaaaaaaaaaaaacatacaagATGAGAAAAATGAACACTATTATGacaataattctttttcaaGTATAGGAAGCAGTgaagaaaattattactataataacgatgaagaaaaagatataaataaaagaatgaAAGCAGATAATTTTTGTGATCATAACGACGATGTTTGtaactataaaaaattagaaactGATGTAATCATTAAAGAAGGATATTATACTTCCTATTTCAGAGGCTTATATACTGATGAAATAAAAGGATACTGTTatccatatatatttttaaacactattttttatagtagtaaaattattattgctGTTCATAtgtttacaaaaaaaatatataaaattctcatatataatatatataatgaaaacgATATAAATACAAGTATAGAGATTTTATGCATGAAAAATGACAATATATTTGTGAGTATAAGAAATATGTTATTAAATGACGTCTTAGCTTACTGCATATTTAATGAAGCAAATATCAAGGgtgattatatatatttaactaatttaaaaagttacAATCTGGATTTCTTGACATATGatactataaaaaaagaaaaaagcaTCCTATACTCTAATGTTAATGATAactcaaaaaaattatttatgatCTTAAGTGAAATGGAAACATgcttatttaaagaaaaacatCCTTAtataagaagaaaaaatccaagttttaatttattatatgaagATGAACAGCATTTTCTAAATGATATACAACACAAAGGACTACATCTTCccaattttaatttatttaatgaaaaaaaattaagaaatttaattttatatattcatggAGGACCCTATAGCACTGTTATAAatcaatataaaaatgtttttattttttatgctGCATGCGGTTTTGATATTTTATGTATCAATTATGTTGGCTCTTTAAGCTTTTCTGATAAAccaaatatattaaatggaAATGTAAATTCAATtgaaataaatgatataataGAAAACTTTAAAGATTTCATTAATTATTTCGGAGATTATgaaaatgtatatttatatggTCAATCATATGGTGGATTTGCTGTTTGTTCtattttaacaaaatataatCTATTTAAAAGTGCTTGTGTAATAAATGGATTTTATGAATGGGTGCTATCTGCATATTCGTCTGATATTTCTgactatttttttaatatgccattaaataaaaattgtgaATATAATGGTAATTTTAATAAGCAAGATTACTCACGTATATATGAATTATCTCCAATAAATTTTGTAGAAAATATTTCGTGTCCTGTTTTAATTATATGCGGAAAAGATGATGTGCGTGTTTCTTATCATAATAGTGTATCTTTATATAATAGATTAAgagcattaaaaaaaagatgtaaattatttttatttgaaaattgCAATCATTCTATTGAAAATTACTTTCATGAAGAAACTATGCTTATGAACGTTATCTTATGGTTTTATgattatgaaataaaaaaaaaaaaatag